The Microlunatus soli genome contains the following window.
TGGTGTCGGCGTTGTACCTGGCGACCGCGGTCGGACAGCCGTTGTTCGGCAAGTTGGTCGACGCCTTCGGGCCACGGCCGCTCTATCTGATCGGTTCGGCCATGGTCGGGGTGGCCGGGGTGATGGGGATGTTCGCCCCGTCGCTCGGTGTGCTGATCGCCGCGCGGGTGCTGCTCGGATTCGGCACCTGCGCCGGGTATCCGGCCTCGATGCACCTGATCCGTCGGGAGAATCGGCGAACCGGTCAGGACAGTCCGCAGGTCGTGCTGACCCTGTTGGCGCTGTCCAGTCAGACCGTGATGGCGATCGGCCCGACCCTCGGCGGCCTGTTGATGGCCCTCGGTGGCTGGCGGGCCACCTTTGCGATCAACGTGCCGCTGGCGGTCGCCTGCCTGGTCATCGGTAGCCGGCGGCTGCCGCGTCGCGAGGCGTCGGCCACCCGGCCGGCGGTGCACATCGATGTCGTCGGCATCCTCGCGTTCGCCGCGGTCGTGGTGCCGTTGATGATCTTCCTGATCGATATCCGGCCGGACCGGTGGTACCTGCCGGTGATCGCCGGGTTGGCTGCGGTCGGATTCGGCATCCGTGAGCTGCGGGCAGCGGAACCGTTCATCGATCTCCGGGTGCTCGCCGGAAATCCGCCCCTGGTGCTCACCTACCTGCGCGCGTTGTTGACCGCGACGGTCAGCTACGGCCTGCTGTACGGATTCACCCAATGGTTGGAGGACGGCCGGCAGCTGGCGCCGACCCCGGCCGGGCTGGCGCTGCTGCCGCTGTCCGGAATGGCGATCGTCATCTCACTGATCACCGGTCGTCGGCAGGCGGTCCGCGCCAAGCTGATGGTCGGGGCGATCGCGCAACTGATCGCCTGTGCGGTGATGATCATGCTCGGCGGCGGTACACCGTACTGGCTGCTGCTGGTGGTGACGGCCGTCGCCGGAGTCTCCCAGGGGCTGACCGGACTGGCCAATCAGAACGCGGTCTATTACCAGGCCGATCCGCGCCGGATCGCTTCCTCGGCCGGTCTGATGCGGACCTTCGTCTACCTCGGCTCGATGGTCGCTTCGGCTGCACAGGGCGCCTTCCTCAAACCACGCGCTGACTCGGCATCGATGCACGAGCTCGCCACGTTCATGATCATTTTCGCCGCGCTGTTCCTGATCTTGAGCATCACCGACCGGTCACTGCGCCGGATCGGCGCCGACAACTGCCCGGCACCGGCAGCGCAGCCGGAGTCCCGATCAAGCACCACCAACGAAGGAAACAACTGATGGCATTGACAACACTCGACGAGCGCACCGCACTGGTGATCATCGATCTGCAACACGGGATCGCCGGGGCTTCGACCGAACCGTATTCCGGTCGTGACGTGGTCGCCCGATCGGCGGACCTGGCAGCGGCATTCCGCAGCCGCGATCTGCCGGTCGTGCTGGTCCGGGTGAGTTTCGCCGCTGACGGCTCCGACATGGCCCCCGGTCGGACCGAGCAGGCCGGCAGCCGGACGACACCCGCGCCCGGCTGGGACGAGATCGTCCCCGAACTGCTCACCGGTGACGACCTGATCGTCACCAAACGCAACTGGGGTGCCTTCCACGGCACCGATCTGGACGTCCAGTTGCGCCGCCGTGGGATCACCCAGGTCGTGCTCGCCGGTATCGCCACCAGCATCGGGGTCGAGTCGACGGCCCGCGCTGCGCATGAGCACGGCTACCACGTCACCCTGGCCACCGATGCGATGACCGACATGTCCGCCGAATCCCATCGGCACAGTCTCGAGCGGATCTTTCCGCGGCTCGGCGAGACCGGCAGCACCGCCGAGATCATCGACCTGCTGAAACGCTGACCGGTCGGGTTCCACGGACGAGACGACGACTACTTGCCGATGGCTGCGTTGGCGCCCTTCTCGGCCTTGGCCAGTCCGGACTTCACCGGGGTGCGGCCGAGGAAGATCTCCTTCAGGATCGGCTCGTAGTAGTCCTGGGAGCCCGAGCCGCCGGTTCCCTTCGGTGCCTGGATCGTCTTGCCGGCGGCGGCATCGACGAACGGCTGGACGTCGATGCCCTTGCCCTTCCAGTGCTCGACCCAGGCTTCCTGGGCGCTGGTGACGGCGGGCAGCGCGCTACCGGACTCACCGATGTAGGCGTTGCCGTCCTCCGACCCCAGCCACTTCAGCACCTTCTTCACCGCGTCGGTGTTCTTGGTCGCCGAGCTGGCGACCAGCCCGACACCGCTGGCGACGCCGTAGCTTCCGGCCGGGCCGGCGGGGTTGGCGGTGACGCCCCACTCGAACTTGGTGCCGTCGGCGACGTTGGACAGGTTGTAGGTGCCGGACTCGAAGATCGCCAGGTTGCCCTGCAGGAACTGATCACGGCTGAAATCGCCGTTGTCGTTGGTGTCGGCGGCCGACGGTGCGACGTGATGCTTGTTGATCAGATCGATCAGGTACTGGAACGCCTGCACGGTCTTCTGATCGCTGCCGAAGACGAACTTGTTCGAGCCGTCGGCCTGCCACTTGCCACCGTTGGAAGCCAAGAACGGGAAGTAGATGCCCTGCAGGTCGTACGCCGCATTGTGCCCGTAGACCTTCAGCTTCTTCGGGTTGAAGCCGGAATCGTCCGCGGACTTGCCGGTGCTGTCCTTGGTCAGCTTCTTCAGCGCCGGCAGCAGGGTGTCACCCGAACCGCCACCCGGCCGCCAGGTCAGCTTGGTCGGGTCGACGCCGGCCTCGTCCAGCATCGTCTTGTTGTAGAAGATGCCGTTGGCGTCGGCGACCTGCGGAACCGCCCAGAGCTTGTCCTTGTAGGTGTACTGCTCGACCAGCGACTGTTGCCAATCGTCGTCCGCCTCGCCGAGCAGGGTTGCGATGTCGGTGATCTTGCCGGCGTCGGCGTACTGGGTGAAGTTGGTCGAGTTGGTCCAGAACAGGTCGTCCACCGTGCCGCCGCCGACGTCGATCGGCAACTGCTCCCAGTAGTTGGCCCAGGGGACGACGTTGATCTTGACGGTGATGTCGGGGTTGTCCTTGCTGAAGGCGGCGAACGACCGCTGGTAGGCCTCGGCGACCTTCTCGTCCCAGAGCCGGAAGCCGACCGTCGTCTTGGCGCCGCCACTGCCGGCGCCGGACCCCTTCTCGGCCTGCTGGTTGGGGGAGCAGGCAGCCAGGAACGCCGTCCCGGCACCGGCACCGAGCAGGCCGAGGGCGTGCCTGCGCCCGAAGGTCTGCGCACGGACGGGGGAGAGCTGCGGCTTGGTCATGGCCGGGCACCTTTCTTGATCTCGTACATCATTTGAAACCGCCGATCGCGATCGAATTCGTGATCTGACGCTGGAAGATCAGGTAGATCAACAACAGCGGCAACAACGCGATGGTGGTGGCGGCCATCACCAGCGTCCAATTGCCGTTGTACTGGCTCTGCAGGGCGGCAGTGGCCACGGTCAACACCGCCCAATCGTTGCCGGTGGTGATCACCCGGGGCCACAGGAAGTTGTTCCACTGCGTGACGACGGTGATCACGGTCAGGGTAGCGATGATCGGGCGGGAATAGGGCAGCACCACGTACCAGAGGACACGCAGGGTGCCGCAGCCGTCGATCCGGGCCGCTGCCTCCAGGTCTGCCGGCACCGAACGGAAATACTCCCGGAGCAGGAAGATCGCGTACGGCGAACCGAACAGGGTGGGCAGCACCAACGCCCAGAAGGTGTTCCGCAGCCCGGCGGCGGTGAGCATCCCGTACAGCGGCACGATGGTGGTCACGCTGGGGATCATCATGGTCGCCAGGTAGGCCCAGAAGATCACGTCCCGACCCCAGAACCGCAGCCGGGCGAAGGCGTACGCGGCCAGGATCGAGCAGCCGAGCTGGACCACCAGGATCACCACGGTCACCTGGACGGTGACCGCGATCGGCGAGATGAAATTGTGCTCGGCACCGAACAGCCGGCTGAAGTTCTGAGCGGTGAGCGGCGCCGGCGGCGTCAGCGCGGAGCTGGTGGCGAATTGTCGGGGAGACTTCAGGGCGGTGCCGAAGCTGAGCAGGAACGGGCCGACGATCAGCACCGCTCCGAAGATCAACACTGCGTAGATCGCCAGCGTGCTGAGAACTCGGCGACCACCCCGACCACCGAGACGGGCGCGACGGGCGCGAGCACCAGAGACCGCTTCAGTACTCATGATCAGTTCACCACGTCGTAGGTGATCCGGCGGCGGAAGTAGACCTGCTGGATGACGGTGACGGTGATCAACACCAGCATCAGCAACACCGACAGCGCCGAGGCCTTGCCCAGGTCGAGCCGTTCGAAGGCGAGATTGTAGATGCGGTGCGCGATCACATCGGTCCGGCCGGGTGCTCCCGGACCGCCGCTGGTCATCGCGTACACGGTGTCGAAGACCTGGAAGGAGGAGATGATGCTGGTGGCCAGCACGAAGAACGTCGTCGGCCGGAGCAGCGGCATCGTGATCCGCCAGAAGACCCCGAGCTCGGTGGCGCCGTCGACCCGGGCCGCGTCCTGGATGTCGGCGGGTACGCCGGTCAGGCCGGCCAGGTAGAACAGGGCGACGTAGCCGACCTGGGTCCAGACGCTGACGAAGGACACCGCGGGCAGAGCGGTCGCGAAGTCCGACAACCAGGCGATCCGGGTGCCGAGGATCGCATTCAGCGCGCCGTCGGTGGGTGCGAAGATCCACTTCCAGACCACGCCGAGGGTGAGTGGCGCGCAGATCCAGGGCAGCGCGAAGATCACCCGGAACACCGGCGAACCCGGCAGTCGCTTGGACAGCAACACCGCCAGGCCGAGTCCCAGCAGTGTCTGGGTCGGGATCACCAGCACCGTGTACTGCACCGTGACTCCGAAGGAGTGCCAGACATCGGGGTCGGTGAGAACCGAGAGGTAGTTGTCCGGGCCGAGCCAGGTCGGGGCCGTGATGATGTTCCAGGACTGGAAGCTGACCGCGATCGCGACGAACACCGGCACGATCAGGAACAAGCCGACACCGACCAGGCTCGGCGCCAGCAAGGCATAGCCGACCGCATTGGCACGTAGCGCGCGTCGTCGGGCCGACCTCATGGTTACCTGCTCGCCCCCTCGTCTCACCGGTAGCTGGCGCCTTGCCGGATGCCGATTGCCCGCCGGCCCATCCGATCATGATCATCTAACCCGAATCGGGCCGGCGGAACGGGGTGGCCCGGCCGGGCGAGTCGGAGTCGATGTCCGATGGTGATCATCACCCACCGATCGGGGTCCAGATCCCTGGTGTCAGAGTATGGATACCCGATCCCAGCGCGGAATGGCCTCGGTGCTGCCAGACTGGGGGACGAATCGTGGCGGGAGCTGGCTACCGCCCATCCCGAGCTGTCCGCAGGAGTGAGGACCGATGCCGACTCGTCGAACTGTGATGGTTGCCGCGGCCGGTGGCCTGGCCGCCGCCGCAGTGGCCGGTGGAGTGGGGTCCGGCGGGCTGGGCTCGGGAGGGCTGTTGGCCGCCGCCGAGCCGGTGCGCCGGCACACCGATCCGTACCGTCCGAAGCGGCAGCTGCGTGGGTTGTGGATCGCGACGGTGGTCAACCTCAACTGGCCGAGCAAGCCGGGTCTGACCGCGGAGCAGCAGCAACTGGAGCTGAATGCGTGGTTCGACCTGGCCGTCGATCGCGGCTACAACGCCGTGATGCTCCAGGTACGCAGCGCCGCCCAGGTGTTGTACGACTCGCCGTTGGAGCCCTGGTCGGCCTATCTGACCGGTACCCAGGGCGAGGATCCCGGCTACGACCCGCTCGGGTTCGCCGTCTCGGCCGCCCATCAGCGCGGCCTGGAGCTGCACGCCTGGTTCAACCCGTACCAGCTGGTCCGCGCCGGCCAGAATCACAACACCGCCCCGAACCACCCGTCGGTCACCCATCCCGAGTGGGCGGTCGCCTACGCCGGTGCGAAGTACTTCAATCCCGGGCTGCCGGAGGCCAGGCAGTGGGTCGAGGACGCCATCATGGTCGCAGTCAAGCGCTACGACATCGACGCGGTGCACTTCGACGACTACTTCTACCCCTACCCGGTGGACGGGCAGACCTTCGACGACGCCGACGCCTACGCCCGCTACGGCGGTGACCTGGAGTTGGCCGACTGGCGCCGGGAGAACGTCAACACCCTGGTCCGTGAGATGGCCGAGCGGATCAAGCAGGCCAAGCCGCACGTCAAGTTCGGCATCTCGCCGTTTGCGATCTGGCGCAATGCGGCGACCGATCCCGCCGGGTCGGACACCACCGGTTCGCAGTCCTACGACACGATCTACGCCGACACCCGGCACTGGGTGCAGCAGGGCTGGTTGGACTACATCTGCCCGCAGGTCTACTGGGCGCAGAGCTTCACCGTCGCCCCGTACGACACGGTGGTCGACTGGTGGTGTGACCAGGTCCGCGGCCGCGACATCTCGCTCTACATCGGCGAGGCCGCCTACAAGATCGGCGATCCCGCCCAGCCGACCTGGGCCGACCCCGAAGAGATGAGCAACCACCTGCTGCACGACTCCCGCTCCGAGGAGGTCGTCGGCAATGTGTACTTCTCCATTCCCTATGTCCGTGACGATCCGCTCGGCGGCATGACCCGGATGGAGAAGACCTGGTACAGCCGGCCGGCTCTGGTGCCGCCGATGCCGTGGATCGACGACACCCCGCCCGATCCGGTCGGTCGGCGCAATCTGAACGCAGTGCGCAGCAGCAGCGGGGTCGAGCTCAGGGTGGTCTCCGGTGACAAGGACGTGGCCCGGTACGCGATCTACCGGCTGCCGCTGACCCATCGGCCGATCCGGCGCGGCGACCCGCGACTCGCCGACGCGACCTATCTGGCCGCCGTGGTTGCGGCCGAGGGCGTCCGCAACGGGATGCGCTGGGCCGACGTCCGCCCGGAAGCTGAGGGCCGGACGTCCGGTGCACACGGTGGTGACGGCTCGACCTACGTGGTGACCGCCCTGGACCGGTTGTGGAACGAGTCCGATCCGGTTTCGGTCAACGTCCGGCACTCGTAGGGTCCTTCGACTGAAATCCTTCCGCGACCGAGCCAGTCCCGTCTCCTGGTCGCCTACCGGGAATCGTCACTCGGTCCGGTACGCTCGCTGGAGCGCCGAGGCAGCCGCCGAACGTCCTGTCATCCAATCCCGTGACCGCGGGAGCCTGATCAGGGGAGCAATACGAACTGATGTCAGCACCGTCTTCACCGACCTCACGACCGACCCGAAGTGATTATCGGCTCAGCCAACTGGATGAGCTGGAGGCGGAGTCGATCCACATCTTCCGTGAGGCCGCCGCCGAGTTCGAGAAGCCTGTGCTGATGTTCTCCGGCGGCAAGGATTCGATCGTGATGATGCGGCTGGCGGAGAAGGCGTTCTTCCCGGCCAAGCTGCCGTTCCCGGTGTTGCAGGTCGATACCGGCTACGACTTCCCCGAGGTGTTGGAGACCCGGACCAACTGGGTGAATCGGCTCGGTGTCCGGCTGATTGTTGCTTCGGTGGAGGAAGCGATCGCCGACGGCATCGTGGTGGATGACGGCAAGACCAGCCGGAACCGGCTGCAGATCGGCACCCTGTTGAACGCGATCGAGGCCGAGGGCTTCACCGCGGCGTTCGGTGGCGGTCGGCGGGACGAGGAGAAGGCCCGCGCCAAGGAGCGGATCTACTCCCACCGCGACGAGTTCGGTCAGTGGGATCCGAAGAATCAGCGGCCCGAGTTGTGGGCGCTGTACAACGGCAAGCTGCACGAGGGCGAGCACATGCGGGTCTTCCCGCTGTCCAACTGGACCGAGCTGGACATCTGGCACTACATCGCCCGGGAGCAGATCGAGATCCCGTCGATCTACTTCGCGCACCGGCGGCGGGTGATCCCGCGGGACGGCATGTTGCTGTCGGAGTCAAACTACGTCCAGCCCAAGGACGGCGAGAGCGTGGTGGAGAAGACCGTTCGGTTCCGCACGGTCGGGGACATGACGTTGACCGGCTGTGTGGAGTCCGAAGCCGACACGTTGAGCAAGATCATCGACGAGATCGCGATCGCCCGCGTCACCGAACGCGGCGCGACCCGTGGGGACGACCGGTTCTCCGAGGCAGCGATGGAGGACCGGAAGAAGGAAGGTTACTTCTGATGACCGAGCTGATTGAGTCCGAAGCCGATCTGCTGCGCTTTGCCACGGCCGGCTCGGTCGACGACGGCAAGTCCACGCTGATCGGGCGACTGTTGCTGGACTCCAAGGCGATCTTCGAAGATCAACTGGAGGCCGTCGAGGCGACCAGCCAGTCCCGGGGATATGACTACACCGACCTGGCGTTGCTCACCGACGGGCTGCGGTCGGAGCGGGAGCAGGGCATCACGATCGATGTCGCCTACCGCTACTTCGCCACCCCGAAGCGGAAATTCATCATCGCCGACACCCCGGGGCATGTGCAGTACACCCGGAACATGGTGACCGGCGCGTCCACTGCTGATCTTGGTCTGGTGCTGGTCGATGCCCGCCAGGGGTTGACCGAGCAGTCCCGGCGGCACGCGGTGCTGCTGTCCCTGCTGCGGGTGCCGCACCTGGTGCT
Protein-coding sequences here:
- a CDS encoding MFS transporter, producing the protein MSVTPARAASFDRRLIPPMLLGAMLNPINSSIIAVSLIPIGMAFGAPPAETTWLVSALYLATAVGQPLFGKLVDAFGPRPLYLIGSAMVGVAGVMGMFAPSLGVLIAARVLLGFGTCAGYPASMHLIRRENRRTGQDSPQVVLTLLALSSQTVMAIGPTLGGLLMALGGWRATFAINVPLAVACLVIGSRRLPRREASATRPAVHIDVVGILAFAAVVVPLMIFLIDIRPDRWYLPVIAGLAAVGFGIRELRAAEPFIDLRVLAGNPPLVLTYLRALLTATVSYGLLYGFTQWLEDGRQLAPTPAGLALLPLSGMAIVISLITGRRQAVRAKLMVGAIAQLIACAVMIMLGGGTPYWLLLVVTAVAGVSQGLTGLANQNAVYYQADPRRIASSAGLMRTFVYLGSMVASAAQGAFLKPRADSASMHELATFMIIFAALFLILSITDRSLRRIGADNCPAPAAQPESRSSTTNEGNN
- a CDS encoding isochorismatase family protein, with the protein product MALTTLDERTALVIIDLQHGIAGASTEPYSGRDVVARSADLAAAFRSRDLPVVLVRVSFAADGSDMAPGRTEQAGSRTTPAPGWDEIVPELLTGDDLIVTKRNWGAFHGTDLDVQLRRRGITQVVLAGIATSIGVESTARAAHEHGYHVTLATDAMTDMSAESHRHSLERIFPRLGETGSTAEIIDLLKR
- a CDS encoding ABC transporter substrate-binding protein; its protein translation is MTKPQLSPVRAQTFGRRHALGLLGAGAGTAFLAACSPNQQAEKGSGAGSGGAKTTVGFRLWDEKVAEAYQRSFAAFSKDNPDITVKINVVPWANYWEQLPIDVGGGTVDDLFWTNSTNFTQYADAGKITDIATLLGEADDDWQQSLVEQYTYKDKLWAVPQVADANGIFYNKTMLDEAGVDPTKLTWRPGGGSGDTLLPALKKLTKDSTGKSADDSGFNPKKLKVYGHNAAYDLQGIYFPFLASNGGKWQADGSNKFVFGSDQKTVQAFQYLIDLINKHHVAPSAADTNDNGDFSRDQFLQGNLAIFESGTYNLSNVADGTKFEWGVTANPAGPAGSYGVASGVGLVASSATKNTDAVKKVLKWLGSEDGNAYIGESGSALPAVTSAQEAWVEHWKGKGIDVQPFVDAAAGKTIQAPKGTGGSGSQDYYEPILKEIFLGRTPVKSGLAKAEKGANAAIGK
- a CDS encoding carbohydrate ABC transporter permease, with product MSTEAVSGARARRARLGGRGGRRVLSTLAIYAVLIFGAVLIVGPFLLSFGTALKSPRQFATSSALTPPAPLTAQNFSRLFGAEHNFISPIAVTVQVTVVILVVQLGCSILAAYAFARLRFWGRDVIFWAYLATMMIPSVTTIVPLYGMLTAAGLRNTFWALVLPTLFGSPYAIFLLREYFRSVPADLEAAARIDGCGTLRVLWYVVLPYSRPIIATLTVITVVTQWNNFLWPRVITTGNDWAVLTVATAALQSQYNGNWTLVMAATTIALLPLLLIYLIFQRQITNSIAIGGFK
- a CDS encoding carbohydrate ABC transporter permease codes for the protein MRSARRRALRANAVGYALLAPSLVGVGLFLIVPVFVAIAVSFQSWNIITAPTWLGPDNYLSVLTDPDVWHSFGVTVQYTVLVIPTQTLLGLGLAVLLSKRLPGSPVFRVIFALPWICAPLTLGVVWKWIFAPTDGALNAILGTRIAWLSDFATALPAVSFVSVWTQVGYVALFYLAGLTGVPADIQDAARVDGATELGVFWRITMPLLRPTTFFVLATSIISSFQVFDTVYAMTSGGPGAPGRTDVIAHRIYNLAFERLDLGKASALSVLLMLVLITVTVIQQVYFRRRITYDVVN
- a CDS encoding glycoside hydrolase family 10 protein, with protein sequence MPTRRTVMVAAAGGLAAAAVAGGVGSGGLGSGGLLAAAEPVRRHTDPYRPKRQLRGLWIATVVNLNWPSKPGLTAEQQQLELNAWFDLAVDRGYNAVMLQVRSAAQVLYDSPLEPWSAYLTGTQGEDPGYDPLGFAVSAAHQRGLELHAWFNPYQLVRAGQNHNTAPNHPSVTHPEWAVAYAGAKYFNPGLPEARQWVEDAIMVAVKRYDIDAVHFDDYFYPYPVDGQTFDDADAYARYGGDLELADWRRENVNTLVREMAERIKQAKPHVKFGISPFAIWRNAATDPAGSDTTGSQSYDTIYADTRHWVQQGWLDYICPQVYWAQSFTVAPYDTVVDWWCDQVRGRDISLYIGEAAYKIGDPAQPTWADPEEMSNHLLHDSRSEEVVGNVYFSIPYVRDDPLGGMTRMEKTWYSRPALVPPMPWIDDTPPDPVGRRNLNAVRSSSGVELRVVSGDKDVARYAIYRLPLTHRPIRRGDPRLADATYLAAVVAAEGVRNGMRWADVRPEAEGRTSGAHGGDGSTYVVTALDRLWNESDPVSVNVRHS
- the cysD gene encoding sulfate adenylyltransferase subunit CysD yields the protein MSAPSSPTSRPTRSDYRLSQLDELEAESIHIFREAAAEFEKPVLMFSGGKDSIVMMRLAEKAFFPAKLPFPVLQVDTGYDFPEVLETRTNWVNRLGVRLIVASVEEAIADGIVVDDGKTSRNRLQIGTLLNAIEAEGFTAAFGGGRRDEEKARAKERIYSHRDEFGQWDPKNQRPELWALYNGKLHEGEHMRVFPLSNWTELDIWHYIAREQIEIPSIYFAHRRRVIPRDGMLLSESNYVQPKDGESVVEKTVRFRTVGDMTLTGCVESEADTLSKIIDEIAIARVTERGATRGDDRFSEAAMEDRKKEGYF